A genomic region of Methanocorpusculum vombati contains the following coding sequences:
- a CDS encoding 30S ribosomal protein S7, which yields MAEEQTATSKILLFNKWDTSEVVVKDAGLVRYVTVTSTEVPSSCGRLTQQQFTKSQMAIVERLINRLMQTETNTGKKQLCTRIVMDAFDEINKKTKQNPLQVLVDAVANAGPREETVRLKYGGINVPKSVDSAPIRRVNTALRYIAMATWKGSHKTKKPAYLVLANELIMAAKGDAKCFSVGKKEEVERIAKSAR from the coding sequence ATGGCAGAAGAACAGACTGCAACCAGCAAGATCCTGCTGTTCAACAAATGGGACACGAGTGAAGTCGTTGTCAAGGACGCAGGTCTCGTCCGCTACGTGACCGTAACCTCCACCGAGGTTCCGAGTTCCTGCGGCAGACTCACCCAGCAGCAGTTCACCAAGAGCCAGATGGCAATTGTGGAGCGGCTCATCAACCGTCTGATGCAGACGGAGACCAACACCGGCAAGAAACAGCTGTGTACCCGTATCGTTATGGACGCATTCGACGAGATCAACAAGAAGACCAAGCAGAACCCGCTTCAGGTCCTCGTTGACGCTGTCGCGAATGCAGGTCCGCGCGAAGAGACCGTCCGTCTGAAGTACGGCGGTATCAACGTCCCGAAGTCCGTGGATTCCGCACCAATCCGCCGTGTCAACACTGCACTCCGCTACATTGCCATGGCAACCTGGAAAGGTTCCCACAAGACCAAGAAGCCGGCATACCTTGTGCTCGCCAATGAACTTATCATGGCCGCAAAGGGAGATGCAAAGTGCTTCTCCGTTGGAAAGAAGGAAGAAGTCGAGCGGATTGCAAAGTCTGCCCGGTAA
- a CDS encoding 30S ribosomal protein S12 — MGQGKFAARKLVRSAKKFRWSDSVYARRALKLKLKADPLEGAPLGRAIVLEKVGVEAKQPNSAIRKCVRVQLIKNGRQVTAFAVGDGAINFIDEHDEVTICGIGGRAGRSMGDIPGVRFVVIGVNGVTLNELVIGRKEKARR, encoded by the coding sequence ATGGGACAGGGAAAATTCGCAGCAAGAAAGCTTGTCCGTTCCGCCAAGAAATTCCGGTGGAGCGACTCGGTTTATGCGCGCAGAGCGCTTAAGCTGAAGCTGAAGGCAGACCCGCTTGAGGGCGCACCGCTCGGACGTGCAATCGTCTTAGAGAAAGTCGGTGTTGAAGCAAAACAGCCGAACTCCGCAATCAGAAAGTGCGTTCGTGTTCAGCTGATCAAAAACGGCCGTCAGGTCACTGCATTTGCAGTCGGCGACGGTGCAATCAACTTCATCGATGAACACGACGAAGTCACCATCTGTGGTATCGGCGGTCGTGCAGGACGTTCCATGGGAGATATTCCGGGAGTCCGTTTCGTCGTTATCGGCGTCAACGGTGTCACGCTCAATGAGCTTGTTATCGGACGCAAGGAGAAGGCACGGAGGTAA
- a CDS encoding elongation factor EF-2 has protein sequence MSRGKKMVERITELMNDPEHIRNIGIVAHIDHGKTTLSDNLLSGAGMISEELSGKACWMDSDEEEQARGITIDASNVSMVHKVGDKEYLINMIDTPGHVDFGGDVTRAMRAVDGAVVVVDAVEGPMPQTETVLRQALKEGVHPVLFINKVDRLINELKVNPQEMMIRLGKVIDKVNKLIKGMNEELYNNGGWKLDALKGNVAFGSALYNWAISIPYMKKSGVSLQTIIDKCNEGDAKYLAKASPLHAVLLDMVVTFLPNPLEAQGRRCHIIWHGDVNSEIGKAMYACDANGPAAMMVTDISFDKHAGEVATGRLFSGTLTRGMEVYISGTAGKPNRLQQVGIFMGPTRVDVDKVVAGNIAAVTGMNDAIVGSTVSSLKEMTPFESLKHYSEPVMTVAVEAKNTKDLPKLIEVLHQVAKEDPTVRVNINEETGEHLIAGMGELHLEVVTGRIKRDKGVDIVTSPPIVVYRETVAKALDGTVEGKSPNRHNRFFLSVEPMPQNILDAIQSSEISMNMENIARRDALAALGMDKDEAKNVKDIYGSNMFIDCTKGIQYLNETMELIIDGLHEALDGGPLADEQVQNVLIKLHDVKLHEDAIHRGPGQVIPAVRGGLKAALLMAGDTLLEPMQKIQITVPQDQMGAAISQIQGRRGQLSTTDAEGDQIVVNGEAPVAELFGFAGDIRSATEGRAMWSTEFAGFSPVPQGMLSEIVMGIRKRKGLKEQIPTPKDYLE, from the coding sequence ATGTCACGCGGAAAGAAGATGGTTGAAAGAATTACGGAGCTCATGAACGATCCTGAGCACATCCGTAACATCGGTATCGTAGCACACATTGACCACGGAAAGACCACCCTCTCAGATAACCTCCTCTCCGGAGCAGGAATGATCAGTGAGGAACTCTCCGGCAAAGCATGCTGGATGGACTCCGATGAGGAGGAACAGGCACGTGGAATCACGATTGATGCATCCAACGTGTCCATGGTCCACAAAGTCGGGGACAAAGAGTACCTCATCAACATGATTGATACTCCCGGCCACGTTGACTTCGGCGGAGATGTTACCCGCGCAATGCGTGCAGTGGACGGAGCTGTCGTCGTTGTGGACGCAGTCGAAGGCCCGATGCCGCAGACCGAGACGGTGCTGCGCCAGGCACTCAAAGAGGGTGTCCACCCGGTTCTGTTCATCAACAAGGTTGACCGGCTTATCAATGAGCTGAAGGTGAACCCGCAGGAGATGATGATTCGTCTTGGTAAGGTTATTGACAAAGTCAACAAGCTCATCAAGGGAATGAACGAGGAGCTCTACAACAACGGCGGATGGAAACTCGACGCTCTGAAAGGAAACGTCGCATTTGGTTCTGCTCTCTACAACTGGGCAATCTCGATTCCCTACATGAAGAAGTCCGGTGTCAGTCTTCAGACGATCATTGACAAATGCAACGAGGGCGATGCAAAGTACCTTGCAAAGGCTTCCCCGCTGCATGCAGTGCTGCTTGATATGGTGGTTACCTTCCTGCCGAACCCGCTTGAGGCACAGGGAAGAAGATGCCACATTATCTGGCACGGCGATGTAAACTCTGAGATCGGTAAGGCAATGTATGCCTGTGATGCGAACGGACCGGCCGCCATGATGGTTACCGACATCTCCTTTGACAAGCATGCAGGAGAAGTTGCAACCGGCAGACTGTTCTCCGGAACGCTGACCCGTGGTATGGAAGTGTACATCTCCGGTACCGCCGGTAAACCGAACAGACTTCAGCAGGTCGGTATCTTCATGGGCCCGACCCGGGTGGATGTGGACAAGGTTGTGGCAGGAAACATTGCCGCAGTTACCGGTATGAACGATGCAATCGTTGGTTCGACCGTTTCTTCCCTGAAGGAGATGACGCCGTTCGAGTCTCTGAAGCACTACTCCGAGCCGGTTATGACCGTTGCAGTTGAGGCAAAGAACACGAAGGATCTGCCGAAGCTGATTGAGGTTCTGCACCAGGTTGCAAAGGAAGACCCGACTGTCCGCGTGAACATCAACGAGGAGACGGGCGAACACCTTATCGCCGGTATGGGCGAGCTGCACCTTGAGGTCGTTACCGGCCGTATCAAGAGAGACAAAGGTGTGGATATTGTTACTTCCCCGCCGATTGTGGTGTACCGTGAGACGGTTGCAAAGGCCCTTGACGGGACCGTTGAAGGGAAGTCCCCGAACCGCCACAACAGATTCTTCCTGTCTGTTGAGCCGATGCCGCAGAACATTCTTGATGCAATTCAGTCAAGCGAGATCTCTATGAACATGGAGAACATCGCCCGCCGTGATGCACTTGCCGCACTTGGCATGGACAAGGATGAGGCAAAGAACGTGAAGGATATCTATGGTTCCAACATGTTCATCGACTGCACGAAAGGTATTCAGTACCTCAATGAGACCATGGAACTTATCATCGATGGTCTGCATGAGGCACTGGACGGCGGACCGCTCGCAGATGAGCAGGTGCAGAACGTTCTCATTAAGCTCCACGATGTGAAGCTGCACGAAGATGCAATCCACCGTGGTCCGGGACAGGTTATTCCGGCAGTCCGTGGTGGTCTGAAGGCTGCTCTTCTGATGGCCGGTGACACACTGCTTGAGCCGATGCAGAAGATCCAGATTACGGTTCCGCAGGATCAGATGGGTGCGGCAATTTCCCAGATTCAGGGACGCCGCGGTCAGCTGTCTACGACCGATGCTGAGGGTGACCAGATTGTGGTCAACGGTGAGGCACCGGTTGCCGAGTTGTTCGGTTTCGCAGGCGATATCCGTTCCGCAACCGAAGGCCGTGCCATGTGGTCCACTGAGTTCGCAGGATTCTCTCCGGTTCCGCAGGGTATGCTCTCCGAGATTGTGATGGGCATCAGAAAGAGAAAGGGTCTCAAGGAACAGATTCCGACCCCGAAGGATTACCTCGAGTAA